From the Scatophagus argus isolate fScaArg1 chromosome 21, fScaArg1.pri, whole genome shotgun sequence genome, one window contains:
- the zgc:194990 gene encoding butyrophilin subfamily 1 member A1 — protein MMKDCLQFLIEPAKKLKIRLKESRKRVKLEKKEPLVESQLFIMELARELNKICQRSNILSHIWTSEDIWPASVCRDFIIEWAAVLEKKVQPRLIQSDYQCEKPEKKDWKGHLLCMLEAGGEYDMGPHKRVIMDWTREIKSRPQPTVWPGEPVLMMLDDLEFQWKRGRLPNLLPAMELVMLAVLNADSPVKEDVTKQWLVRKQRSQKIDAVRYIPHSVWNWICDAAEEVTLDSDSANPDLLISSDQKRMRCGLERREIPRCRRRFDGWWCTVGQECYTSGRHYWEVEVGERDWRLGVAKASAVRQGFRPLNTDTGYLTLRLDRGTDLKALTVPATPLSQIMVPRKVGVYLDYEQGQLSFYDVEKRSHLYTYNDKFTEELYPVFGTVEVVKDLVIRSADVRQPCLCPGPCLWT, from the exons ATGATGAAGGACTGCCTGCAGTTCCTTATCGAGCCGGCCAAAAAGCTCAAGATCCGACTCAAG GAGTCTCGTAAGCGGGTAAAACTTGAAAAGAAGGAGCCGCTGGTGGAGAGTCAGTTATTTATCATGGAATTGGCTCGAGAACTCAACAAAATTTGCCAG AGGTCAAACATCCTCAGCCACATCTGGACAAGTGAGGACATCTGGCCGGCCAGTGTGTGTCGGGATTTCATCATAGAATGGGCTGCTGTGCTGGAGAAGAAAGTACAG CCAAGATTGATTCAGTCTGACTACCAGTGTGAGAAACCAGAGAAGAAGGACTGGAAGGGGCACCTCCTCTGCATGCTGGAGGCAGGGGGGGAGTACGACATGGGGCCCCACAAAAGAGTCATCATGGACTGGACACGGGAGATCAAAAGCAGACCTCAG CCCACCGTCTGGCCGGGCGAGCCTGTGCTCATGATGCTAGACGACCTGGAGTTCCAGTGGAAGAGGGGCCGTCTGCCCAACCTGCTCCCAGCCATGGAGCTCGTCATGCTGGCCGTGCTGAATGCTGACAGTCCCGTCAAG gaggaCGTGACGAAGCAATGGCTGGTGAGAAAGCAGAGAAGCCAGAAGATCG aTGCTGTCCGCTACATCCCCCACAGCG TGTGGAATTGGATTTGCGATGCCGCAG AGGAAGTGACTCTGGACTCTGACTCAGCCAACCCAGACCTGCTCATCTCCAGCGATCAGAAGCGCATGCGTTGTGGCCTGGAGCGTCGGGAAATCCCGCGGTGCCGGCGACGCTTTGATGGCTGGTGGTGCACTGTGGGCCAGGAGTGCTACACCAGCGGACGCCACTACTGGGAGGTCGAAGTGGGCGAGCGGGACTGGCGGCTCGGTGTGGCCAAGGCATCCGCGGTGAGGCAGGGCTTCCGCCCGCTCAACACAGATACGGGCTACCTGACCCTCCGTCTGGATAGGGGCACGGATCTGAAAGCCCTGACGGTGCCCGCCACTCCGCTGTCTCAGATCATGGTGCCCAGGAAAGTTGGGGTGTACCTGGACTATGAGCAGGGCCAGCTGTCTTTCTACGATGTGGAGAAGCGATCCCACCTGTACACCTACAACGACAAGTTCACAGAGGAGCTTTACCCCGTGTTTGGGACTGTGGAGGTGGTCAAAGACCTGGTGATAAGGTCTGCGGATGTCAGGCAGCCATGCCTCTGCCCTGGGCCCTGCCTCTGGACCTGA
- the si:ch211-250n8.1 gene encoding uncharacterized protein si:ch211-250n8.1 isoform X1 codes for MAPKDPLLGTLKVCVLNLQSCGEMVTDTNPHLASCCELLELVLRKGLQQPVISLVHRDYWQCFEQLTHQDTCGRLSALSLAVEQTRVCRKLLSAQGRGRYLLRLALSRKALPQFITHLLHTPRVLEWYNPAMSILRNEEFVEPFMSLLLVLSHMEFKLNMENCSFLDESWLLPVCETYEVVPCRELGMVLRYLSGRVFVLNLMPGSQAHVDKFICPGDIIDEINGTSLRNSKNGQAGVVLSRLKGCPLSIVVLRWRAQDGTVYRPLIKLLRALRMENPTLQLGSTSSQQSATKDQISSPSQCLKEGRIVYIVQFLGRTNIGMFGGKEVLQDAIPQVLQKNLPSKEVLLDLKETHLTCTDRSTKLELFEHHYPEISCVGRFGQPDYKIFAFCVADSPETPQSTGFCCVALRASTVKECEEIVCRIATGFKHTEWFV; via the exons ATGGCACCTAAAGACCCTTTACTCGGCACTCTCAAAG TGTGTGTCCTCAACCTGCAGTCGTGTGGAGAGATGGTGACAGACACCAACCCTCATCTCGCCTCCTGCTGTGAGCTTCTGGAGCTGGTCCTCAGGAAGGGACTCCAAC AGCCAGTTATCAGTCTGGTACACAGAGACTACTGGCAGTGTTTTGAACAGCTTACGCACCAAGATACCTGTGGCAG gctgtCTGCTCTGTCCTTGGCGGTGGAACAGACAAGAGTTTGCAGGAAACTGCTCTCAGCTCAGGGCCGAGGCCGCTACCTGCTCAGACTGGCCCTCAGCCGCAAAGCTCTGCCACAGTTCATCACACACCTGCTGCACACACCCAGAGTCCTGGAG TGGTACAACCCTGCAATGTCAATCCTCAGGAATGAGGAATTTGTGG AGCCTTTTATGTCGCTGCTGCTGGTCCTCTCTCACATGGAGTTTAAACTTAACATGGAG AATTGCAGTTTTCTGGATGAGAGCTGGCTCCTACCG GTATGCGAGACATATGAAGTAGTGCCCTGTCGAGAGCTTGGGATGGTGTTAAG GTATCTCAGTGGACGCGTCTTTGTCCTCAACCTGATGCCTGGTAGTCAAGCTCACGTTGACAAATTTATCTGTCCCGGCGATATTATTGACGAAATCAACGGGACCTCGCTGAGGAATTCCAAGAATGGACAG GCAGGTGTGGTCCTGTCTCGGCTGAAAGGCTGCCCCCTGTCCATCGTTGTCCTGCGATGGAGGGCTCAGGATGGAACAGTGTATCGGCCCCTCATCAAACTCCTGCGGGCCCTGAGGATGGAGAACCCCACCCTGCAGTTGGGTTCTACTTCATCCCAGCAGTCTGCCACCAAGGACCAGATAAGCTCTCCATCACAGTGCCTCAAAGAGGGAAG gaTTGTTTACATAGTGCAGTTCTTGGGAAGAACAAATATTGGAATG TTTGGAGGCAAGGAGGTGCTGCAAGATGCCATTCCACAAGTGTTGCAAAAAAACCTGCCCAGCAAG GAGGTGCTTTTGGATTTGAAGGAAACACATTTgacatgcacagacagaagCACTAAACTG GAGCTGTTTGAGCATCACTATCCAGAGATATCATGTGTAGGGAGATTTGGTCAACCAGACTACAAAATATTTGCATTCTGTGTGGC AGACTCCCCAGAAACCCCCCAGTCGACAGGCTTCTGTTGTGTGGCACTCAGAGCCAGCACAGTCAAGGAGTGTGAAGAGATTGTCTGTCGTATTG CTACTggtttcaaacacacagagtggtttGTATGA
- the si:ch211-250n8.1 gene encoding uncharacterized protein si:ch211-250n8.1 isoform X2 has product MAPKDPLLGTLKVCVLNLQSCGEMVTDTNPHLASCCELLELVLRKGLQQPVISLVHRDYWQCFEQLTHQDTCGRLSALSLAVEQTRVCRKLLSAQGRGRYLLRLALSRKALPQFITHLLHTPRVLENCSFLDESWLLPVCETYEVVPCRELGMVLRYLSGRVFVLNLMPGSQAHVDKFICPGDIIDEINGTSLRNSKNGQAGVVLSRLKGCPLSIVVLRWRAQDGTVYRPLIKLLRALRMENPTLQLGSTSSQQSATKDQISSPSQCLKEGRIVYIVQFLGRTNIGMFGGKEVLQDAIPQVLQKNLPSKEVLLDLKETHLTCTDRSTKLELFEHHYPEISCVGRFGQPDYKIFAFCVADSPETPQSTGFCCVALRASTVKECEEIVCRIATGFKHTEWFV; this is encoded by the exons ATGGCACCTAAAGACCCTTTACTCGGCACTCTCAAAG TGTGTGTCCTCAACCTGCAGTCGTGTGGAGAGATGGTGACAGACACCAACCCTCATCTCGCCTCCTGCTGTGAGCTTCTGGAGCTGGTCCTCAGGAAGGGACTCCAAC AGCCAGTTATCAGTCTGGTACACAGAGACTACTGGCAGTGTTTTGAACAGCTTACGCACCAAGATACCTGTGGCAG gctgtCTGCTCTGTCCTTGGCGGTGGAACAGACAAGAGTTTGCAGGAAACTGCTCTCAGCTCAGGGCCGAGGCCGCTACCTGCTCAGACTGGCCCTCAGCCGCAAAGCTCTGCCACAGTTCATCACACACCTGCTGCACACACCCAGAGTCCTGGAG AATTGCAGTTTTCTGGATGAGAGCTGGCTCCTACCG GTATGCGAGACATATGAAGTAGTGCCCTGTCGAGAGCTTGGGATGGTGTTAAG GTATCTCAGTGGACGCGTCTTTGTCCTCAACCTGATGCCTGGTAGTCAAGCTCACGTTGACAAATTTATCTGTCCCGGCGATATTATTGACGAAATCAACGGGACCTCGCTGAGGAATTCCAAGAATGGACAG GCAGGTGTGGTCCTGTCTCGGCTGAAAGGCTGCCCCCTGTCCATCGTTGTCCTGCGATGGAGGGCTCAGGATGGAACAGTGTATCGGCCCCTCATCAAACTCCTGCGGGCCCTGAGGATGGAGAACCCCACCCTGCAGTTGGGTTCTACTTCATCCCAGCAGTCTGCCACCAAGGACCAGATAAGCTCTCCATCACAGTGCCTCAAAGAGGGAAG gaTTGTTTACATAGTGCAGTTCTTGGGAAGAACAAATATTGGAATG TTTGGAGGCAAGGAGGTGCTGCAAGATGCCATTCCACAAGTGTTGCAAAAAAACCTGCCCAGCAAG GAGGTGCTTTTGGATTTGAAGGAAACACATTTgacatgcacagacagaagCACTAAACTG GAGCTGTTTGAGCATCACTATCCAGAGATATCATGTGTAGGGAGATTTGGTCAACCAGACTACAAAATATTTGCATTCTGTGTGGC AGACTCCCCAGAAACCCCCCAGTCGACAGGCTTCTGTTGTGTGGCACTCAGAGCCAGCACAGTCAAGGAGTGTGAAGAGATTGTCTGTCGTATTG CTACTggtttcaaacacacagagtggtttGTATGA
- the LOC124052996 gene encoding histone H3.3A — protein sequence MARTKQTARKSTGGKAPRKQLATKAARKSAPSTGGVKKPHRYRPGTVALREIRRYQKSTELLIRKLPFQRLVREIAQDFKTDLRFQSAAIGALQEASEAYLVGLFEDTNLCAIHAKRVTIMPKDIQLARRIRGERA from the exons ATGGCCCGTACCAAACAGACTGCCCGTAAATCTACTGGAGGAAAGGCGCCAAGGAAGCAGCTCGCTACCAAGGCGGCTAGGAAGAGCGCCCCGTCCACGGGGGGAGTGAAGAAGCCCCATCGTTACAG GCCTGGAACTGTGGCTCTGAGAGAGATCCGTCGTTACCAGAAGTCCACGGAGTTGCTCATTCGCAAGCTGCCTTTCCAGCGCCTGGTGAGAGAAATTGCCCAGGATTTCAAGACCGATCTGCGCTTCCAGAGTGCTGCCATTGGCGCCCTCCAG gaagccagtgaggCTTACCTGGTGGGTCTGTTTGAGGACACCAACCTGTGCGCCATCCACGCCAAACGCGTCACCATCATGCCCAAAGACATCCAGCTGGCTCGTAGGATAAGGGGAGAGAGGGCCTAA
- the unk gene encoding RING finger protein unkempt homolog isoform X2: MSKTQSQPPSSSAATTTGRPSSSCSSSPAGGSTSPATVLNVQPEKPQHYTYLKEFRTEQCPLFVQHKCTQHRPFSCFHWHFLNQRRRRPIRRRDGTFNYSPDVYCTKYDEGTGTCPDGDECPFLHRTAGDTERRYHLRYYKTGSCIHETDAKGHCSKNGSHCAFAHGSHDLRSPVYDIREVQVMESQGGSGATEGGGGDGQSGQAASTALIEKILSEEPRWQDNNYVLSHYKTELCKKPPRLCRQGYACPYYHNSKDRRRSPHKHKYRALPCPAVKQSEEWGDPSKCEGAEGCQYCHTRTEQQFHPEIYKSTKCNDMQQCGSCPRGPFCAFAHVEKPFVQEELSFPTPSSPPPPRPPDPLPAQEASSSPSRHNVGPGPSSGSAPDLFSPSVGSCVAEQGLLGNVLSLCEDVSGGAEPLSPWAGEGGYCRAPGFEREDQAKQRSFALEQRNRELASTQSKQDLLVFLPVGSPLSLSSSIPSSLAATPPSPAPLGPPGSGISSGMNANALPFYPTSETVESVVESALDDLDLNDFGVSALERSLESSSGLPSVGVMLGGSQFQSSAPVNIPGSFSSSAPFSSPSPSPPIRPHASPFFSTQLSQPGQSESTFLGPSHSSLGLNGMSTNIWEHFPSGQGSPGTPPTLLPSGPCAETSRLKQELEEAHRTLKQWGHTWRHTAQVGSRVLR; this comes from the exons atgtctaaaacacaGTCACAGCCCCCATCATCCTCGGCAGCGACGACTACCGGGAGGCCCTCCTCGTCCTGTTCGTCTTCGCCCGCAGGGGGCTCAACATCTCCCGCAACCGTGTTGAACGTGCAGCCCGAGAAACCTCAACATTACAC ataTCTGAAAGAATTCAGAACTGAGCAGTGCCCCCTGTTTGTacaacataaatgcacacaacacaggcctttttcctgttttcactggCACTTCCTGAATCAGCGGCGCCGCAGACCCATCCGCAGACGGGACGGGACCTTCAACTATAGCCCAGATGTCTACTGTACCAAATATGATGAGGGAACAGGCACCTGTCCTGATGGAGATGA ATGCCCGTTTCTACATCGGACAGCAGGTGACACAGAGCGCAGATATCATCTCCGCTACTATAAGACCGGATCGTGTATCCAtgaaacagatgcaaaaggcCACTGCAGCAAAAACGGCTCCCACTGTGCCTTTGCACATGGATCTCATGACCTGCGCAGCCCTGTTTATGATATCAG AGAAGTGCAGGTAATGGAGTCTCAAGGAGGTTCGGGGGCCacagagggaggtggaggagatggacagTCAGGACAGGCAGCAAGTACGGCCCTCATAGAAAAGATCCTGAGTGAGGAACCACGCTGGCAAG ATAACAACTATGTGCTGTCCCACTACAAGACAGAACTCTGTAAGAAACCACCTCGTCTGTGCCGTCAAGGTTACGCCTGTCCATACTACCATAACAGCAAAGACAGGAGGCGCAGCCCGCACAAGCACAAATACAG AGCGTTGCCATGTCCAGCTGTGAAACAGAGTGAGGAATGGGGGGATCCAAGTAAATGTGAGGGAGCAGAAGGATGTCAGTATTGTCACacaagaacagaacagcagTTCCACCCAGAG ATCTATAAATCCACAAAGTGTAATGACATGCAGCAGTGTGGCAGCTGTCCCAGAGGGCCCTTCTGTGCCTTTGCTCATGTTGAAA AGCCCTTTGTTCAAGAGGAACTTTCATTCCCCACACCAagctcccctcctcccccgaGACCTCCAGACCCTCTTCCAGCCCAAGAAGCTTCTTCAAGTCCCAGCAGACACAACGTGGGGCCTGGGCCTAGTTCTGGTTCTGCTCCGGACCTCTTTTCCCCATCTGTAGGGTCATGTGTAGCGGAGCAGGGGCTGCTGGGAAATGTTTTGTCCCTGTGTGAGGATGTGAGTGGAGGAGCAGAGCCTCTGTCTCCTTGGGCTGGAGAGGGAGGCTACTGCAGGGCGCCTGGATTTGAGAGGGAGGATCAG GCTAAGCAAAGGAGTTTTGCTCTTGAACAGCGCAACAGAGAATTAGCatcaacacaaagcaaacag GACTTGTTAGTGTTTCTGCCTGTGGGCAGCCCTTTGAGTCTGTCCTCCAGCATCCCCTCCAGTCTGGCTGCCACACCGCCCAGCCCTGCCCCTCTCGGACCCCCAGGATCTGGCATCTCCTCAGGCATGAACGCTAACGCCCTGCCCTTTTACCCCACCAGTGAGACTGTAGAGTCAGTGGTTG AGTCAGCCCTGGATGATCTTGACCTGAATGATTTTGGTGTGTCGGCGCTGGAGAGGAGTTTGGAGAGCAGCTCTGGTCTGCCCAGTGTGGGAGTTATGCTGG GAGGTAGCCAGTTTCAGAGTTCTGCTCCAGTCAATATCCCAGGATCCTTTAGCAGCTCTGCTCCTTTTAGCTCCCCGTCACCATCTCCCCCGATCAGGCCCCACGCTTCACCGTTCTTTTCTACTCAACTATCACAACCTGGCCAATCAGAAAGCACCTTCTTGGGACCATCTCATAGTTCTTTAG GTCTAAATGGTATGAGCACTAATATCTGGGAGCATTTTCCATCGGGCCAGGGTTCCCCTGGTACACCCCCCACCCTTCTGCCCTCTGGCCCCTGTGCAGAGACTTCCAGGCTCAaacaggagctggaggaagcACACAGGACACTGAAGCAGTGGGGTCACACCTGGAGACACACAGCTCAGGTGGGTAG TCGTGTGCTGCGCTGA
- the unk gene encoding RING finger protein unkempt homolog isoform X1, which translates to MSKTQSQPPSSSAATTTGRPSSSCSSSPAGGSTSPATVLNVQPEKPQHYTYLKEFRTEQCPLFVQHKCTQHRPFSCFHWHFLNQRRRRPIRRRDGTFNYSPDVYCTKYDEGTGTCPDGDECPFLHRTAGDTERRYHLRYYKTGSCIHETDAKGHCSKNGSHCAFAHGSHDLRSPVYDIREVQVMESQGGSGATEGGGGDGQSGQAASTALIEKILSEEPRWQDNNYVLSHYKTELCKKPPRLCRQGYACPYYHNSKDRRRSPHKHKYRALPCPAVKQSEEWGDPSKCEGAEGCQYCHTRTEQQFHPEIYKSTKCNDMQQCGSCPRGPFCAFAHVEKPFVQEELSFPTPSSPPPPRPPDPLPAQEASSSPSRHNVGPGPSSGSAPDLFSPSVGSCVAEQGLLGNVLSLCEDVSGGAEPLSPWAGEGGYCRAPGFEREDQAKQRSFALEQRNRELASTQSKQDLLVFLPVGSPLSLSSSIPSSLAATPPSPAPLGPPGSGISSGMNANALPFYPTSETVESVVESALDDLDLNDFGVSALERSLESSSGLPSVGVMLGGSQFQSSAPVNIPGSFSSSAPFSSPSPSPPIRPHASPFFSTQLSQPGQSESTFLGPSHSSLGLNGMSTNIWEHFPSGQGSPGTPPTLLPSGPCAETSRLKQELEEAHRTLKQWGHTWRHTAQSCAALKTDAEESRAHAARLAMEAERARQAEEEAQRQASLLQEALESLRSGDNPHLALHQLQLLHRLPLESILSLQAQLCSCLHAVEQVVYRKQRQCCVTCGEQGSVSLPCGHGLQCESCSSSTECPLCPEQTLEQQLS; encoded by the exons atgtctaaaacacaGTCACAGCCCCCATCATCCTCGGCAGCGACGACTACCGGGAGGCCCTCCTCGTCCTGTTCGTCTTCGCCCGCAGGGGGCTCAACATCTCCCGCAACCGTGTTGAACGTGCAGCCCGAGAAACCTCAACATTACAC ataTCTGAAAGAATTCAGAACTGAGCAGTGCCCCCTGTTTGTacaacataaatgcacacaacacaggcctttttcctgttttcactggCACTTCCTGAATCAGCGGCGCCGCAGACCCATCCGCAGACGGGACGGGACCTTCAACTATAGCCCAGATGTCTACTGTACCAAATATGATGAGGGAACAGGCACCTGTCCTGATGGAGATGA ATGCCCGTTTCTACATCGGACAGCAGGTGACACAGAGCGCAGATATCATCTCCGCTACTATAAGACCGGATCGTGTATCCAtgaaacagatgcaaaaggcCACTGCAGCAAAAACGGCTCCCACTGTGCCTTTGCACATGGATCTCATGACCTGCGCAGCCCTGTTTATGATATCAG AGAAGTGCAGGTAATGGAGTCTCAAGGAGGTTCGGGGGCCacagagggaggtggaggagatggacagTCAGGACAGGCAGCAAGTACGGCCCTCATAGAAAAGATCCTGAGTGAGGAACCACGCTGGCAAG ATAACAACTATGTGCTGTCCCACTACAAGACAGAACTCTGTAAGAAACCACCTCGTCTGTGCCGTCAAGGTTACGCCTGTCCATACTACCATAACAGCAAAGACAGGAGGCGCAGCCCGCACAAGCACAAATACAG AGCGTTGCCATGTCCAGCTGTGAAACAGAGTGAGGAATGGGGGGATCCAAGTAAATGTGAGGGAGCAGAAGGATGTCAGTATTGTCACacaagaacagaacagcagTTCCACCCAGAG ATCTATAAATCCACAAAGTGTAATGACATGCAGCAGTGTGGCAGCTGTCCCAGAGGGCCCTTCTGTGCCTTTGCTCATGTTGAAA AGCCCTTTGTTCAAGAGGAACTTTCATTCCCCACACCAagctcccctcctcccccgaGACCTCCAGACCCTCTTCCAGCCCAAGAAGCTTCTTCAAGTCCCAGCAGACACAACGTGGGGCCTGGGCCTAGTTCTGGTTCTGCTCCGGACCTCTTTTCCCCATCTGTAGGGTCATGTGTAGCGGAGCAGGGGCTGCTGGGAAATGTTTTGTCCCTGTGTGAGGATGTGAGTGGAGGAGCAGAGCCTCTGTCTCCTTGGGCTGGAGAGGGAGGCTACTGCAGGGCGCCTGGATTTGAGAGGGAGGATCAG GCTAAGCAAAGGAGTTTTGCTCTTGAACAGCGCAACAGAGAATTAGCatcaacacaaagcaaacag GACTTGTTAGTGTTTCTGCCTGTGGGCAGCCCTTTGAGTCTGTCCTCCAGCATCCCCTCCAGTCTGGCTGCCACACCGCCCAGCCCTGCCCCTCTCGGACCCCCAGGATCTGGCATCTCCTCAGGCATGAACGCTAACGCCCTGCCCTTTTACCCCACCAGTGAGACTGTAGAGTCAGTGGTTG AGTCAGCCCTGGATGATCTTGACCTGAATGATTTTGGTGTGTCGGCGCTGGAGAGGAGTTTGGAGAGCAGCTCTGGTCTGCCCAGTGTGGGAGTTATGCTGG GAGGTAGCCAGTTTCAGAGTTCTGCTCCAGTCAATATCCCAGGATCCTTTAGCAGCTCTGCTCCTTTTAGCTCCCCGTCACCATCTCCCCCGATCAGGCCCCACGCTTCACCGTTCTTTTCTACTCAACTATCACAACCTGGCCAATCAGAAAGCACCTTCTTGGGACCATCTCATAGTTCTTTAG GTCTAAATGGTATGAGCACTAATATCTGGGAGCATTTTCCATCGGGCCAGGGTTCCCCTGGTACACCCCCCACCCTTCTGCCCTCTGGCCCCTGTGCAGAGACTTCCAGGCTCAaacaggagctggaggaagcACACAGGACACTGAAGCAGTGGGGTCACACCTGGAGACACACAGCTCAG TCGTGTGCTGCGCTGAAAACAGATGCAGAGGAGTCCCGTGCCCATGCAGCACGGTTAGCCATGGAAGCAGAGAGAGCCAggcaggctgaggaggaagcaCAGAGGCAGGCTTCTCTCCTGCAGGAGGCGCTGGAGAGCTTAAGGAGTGGAGACAATCCCCATTTAGCACTTCACCAACTCCAACTACTACACCGACTGCCCCTGGAGTCCATCCTGAGTTTGCAGGCTCAGCTCTGTAGCTGCTTACATGCTGTGGAACAG GTGGTGTACAGGAAACAGAGACAGTGCTGTGTGACATGTGGAGAGCAGGGCTCGGTGTCCCTGCCCTGTGGCCACGGACTCCAgtgtgagagctgctccagctcGACTGAGTGCCCGCTTTGCCCCGAACAGAccctggagcagcagctctctTGA